One window from the genome of Spirosoma rhododendri encodes:
- a CDS encoding DUF937 domain-containing protein — protein sequence MTLFATFNDILNSDVLSRIANYVDEPAEKTQKAVDGLVYTIVGGLMKRTTTEIGVNQLFNHIKRGRYEGQLLDSLNTVLRDPNQTNALITQGNDVISHLLPAMKSSIGSMISGYAGIRNSSSISLLGLISTITLHVLGKTVKDRKLDADGLAASLFAEREAFVNAVPDEFMPRLVEKVGLQQIVSGVAAPARRQQAEASGQVVVNRAPVSYEPSGDSDTSSLGRWGVGALVLLALLGLSYYVYQNTQNHDASADELSATGDSTQLSDTVARSLDVPVDSANRRPATAALPGTTAAPATTGALSQEITPYIGNAALPKGRVFPMPGLTFEPGSLSLTASGQATISELTTLLKTYPRLQVQLVGFANDAAGGLSNKSLSFKRVNMVKQQLVTSGINYLRVDAIGRGSGAPRRRFDSTAVARPTMRKIDLKVVAK from the coding sequence ATGACGTTATTTGCCACGTTTAATGATATTCTGAACTCGGATGTTCTGTCGCGCATTGCCAACTATGTCGACGAACCCGCCGAGAAAACACAAAAGGCCGTTGATGGCCTTGTTTACACAATCGTTGGTGGGTTAATGAAGCGCACCACCACCGAAATCGGTGTCAATCAACTCTTTAATCACATAAAACGGGGCCGCTATGAGGGGCAGTTACTCGACTCGCTCAACACCGTTCTGCGCGACCCGAACCAGACGAACGCCCTCATTACGCAGGGAAACGACGTAATCAGCCACTTGCTGCCTGCCATGAAAAGCTCGATCGGCAGCATGATTTCGGGTTATGCCGGTATTCGTAATTCGTCGTCAATTTCGCTGCTCGGGCTCATCAGCACCATCACGTTGCACGTGTTGGGCAAGACGGTCAAAGATCGCAAGCTCGACGCCGACGGCCTGGCAGCGTCGCTGTTTGCCGAGCGCGAAGCCTTCGTCAACGCTGTACCGGACGAGTTTATGCCCCGGCTGGTTGAGAAAGTTGGGTTACAGCAAATCGTTTCAGGCGTTGCGGCTCCCGCCCGACGGCAGCAGGCCGAAGCGAGTGGACAGGTTGTGGTAAATCGCGCTCCCGTCAGCTATGAGCCATCGGGCGACAGCGACACCAGTTCGCTGGGCCGCTGGGGTGTTGGTGCGTTAGTGCTGCTTGCCCTGCTCGGATTAAGCTACTACGTGTACCAGAATACACAAAATCACGATGCCTCGGCAGATGAGCTTAGCGCAACCGGCGACTCAACGCAACTCAGCGATACGGTAGCCCGGTCGCTGGATGTACCGGTTGATTCCGCCAATCGTCGGCCAGCTACAGCTGCGTTACCCGGAACAACGGCAGCACCTGCTACGACGGGCGCTCTCAGTCAGGAAATAACCCCTTACATCGGCAACGCGGCCCTACCGAAAGGGCGTGTATTCCCGATGCCGGGTCTGACATTCGAGCCAGGGTCTTTGTCGCTAACTGCCAGCGGTCAGGCCACTATTTCGGAGCTGACCACGCTGCTGAAAACGTATCCACGACTACAGGTTCAACTGGTTGGTTTTGCCAACGACGCAGCCGGTGGGCTTTCCAACAAGAGCCTGTCGTTCAAGCGGGTAAATATGGTAAAGCAGCAACTGGTTACGTCGGGAATAAACTACTTACGTGTCGATGCGATCGGGCGCGGATCGGGTGCGCCCCGCCGTCGGTTCGACAGCACGGCCGTGGCCCGGCCTACGATGCGCAAGATTGATCTGAAGGTTGTGGCTAAGTAA
- the xseB gene encoding exodeoxyribonuclease VII small subunit, with amino-acid sequence MTYQEAYEQLTMLIDDIESDAIPLDELPGKIRQATELITFCQARLRDVETDYQEVIGRMAKR; translated from the coding sequence ATGACCTACCAGGAAGCCTACGAACAGCTCACGATGCTGATTGACGACATAGAAAGTGATGCAATTCCACTCGATGAGCTGCCGGGAAAAATAAGGCAGGCGACCGAACTGATTACGTTCTGTCAGGCCCGGCTGCGCGACGTAGAAACCGATTATCAGGAAGTTATCGGGCGAATGGCCAAGCGGTAA